ATGTTGTTAATTTTAAGACAACTTTATTGCTATATTCCACGTCGAGCAATAGTTTGTtcaatatgaaaaataaaagcaaattaTCTAAAGGAATAAAATATTGAGGATGTTaaaaaatggtgaaaattTATCATGAATAATCTGTTATCTTAATCAATTAATTCTTTCAATGGGACACTAGAATCCCTTAACTATTTTGAAATATCTGTTTTGATGTTGTTATGTGAAAAGTATTCAgtgttagttttatttttgatcacTTTGTtgaaatacaatttttaaaataaaaaagaagatacgacatattttaaatatttatttcactAGTATAAAAACCAAACGAAAATAGACTTTGAATGAAATATGGGTTGCATACACTCAGGCAGATCTttgcatatttgtttgttcatGTATTATTGGTTgatgtttattatttaatatgtttattattctgttgtttgttttttatgtcCTCATTAAATACAAAGAGGTGAAAGAACTCcgcaggagccaaagcctctctaaactattccaacaacaacaactcatTAAACACAATCAAAAGTGCACAGTACACAGTCTAATAAGACTTTCAATGACACAtggattgcatacattcaggcgcaaAGCTTTAATGTTGTTtggatgaaatgaaaattcattGCGGCTTGGGTTCATGCGCGTCTTCATATTATGTTTAAACCTTTCACGACCTAGGAGGAAAAATCCTTTGTAAAAAACTCGTTTTAGTTGTTCAATTATTATTGATTAGATCACATGAAAAAATAGATGATTGAGAGAAATGAAACGTTGTTTTAAGCTGAAAAATTTATTTCTcaacgaacaaaaaatgaacgaaCCTGTTGGTGATATTCTCTTAGCAAACATGCACATTAGTATTGTATTGGCATATTTAGTCTTCGACATCTTATGGTCGTGAAAGGGTCAATCTAAGAAatagattttatttatttataaaaaactTTCTTACCTTTATCATCCCTCCAATTTACTAAATAAAAGAACTATTATTGTCTGAAGATGCAACTAAACGTCTTTTGTTACCATACATTTGACGATTTACGATTTCTTATTATAAAACATACAATAGTATTTCGAATGTCATATGAATTCGATCTATTTTTCCCTTATTATTTCTTTCACCTTTGTCCAGCGTTGTggcacccaccaccaccactatgGTGCACGTTCCTGTCTCGAAACCGCTCGACACCACCATTCGATCGCGGCGGCTAATGAAGGAGCTGAAGGAAATCGAGCGGTTACAGCACTCCCGGACGGATCCATGCTTTACGGTAAGTCGCGACCAAACGCCTGCCATCGGCCATGCACCCGTGCGCGAACTCAACGCGTTTCCGTCGTCCCTTCCCCGTGCAGGTGGAGCTGATTAACGATAATCTGTACGAGTGGCACGCTCGGCTGTTCCGGATCGATCCGGATTCACCGCTGGCCGAAGATTTGGTCGAGCTGAACATACCCTTCATCCTGCTGCACCTAGTGTTCCCGGAGAACTTCCCGTTTGCGCCACCGTTTATGCGTGTCGTCGAGCCGCGGATCGAGAAGGGGTTCGTGATGGAGGGCGGAGCTATCTGCATGGAGCTGCTGACGCCCCGCGGCTGGGCCAGTGCCTACACGGTCGAGGCGATACTGATGCAGTTCGCCGCGAGCCTGGTGAAGGGGCAGGGCCGTGTGTCGCGCAAGCCAAAGTCGGCGAAGGACTTTAGCCGGTAAGTAAGGGGAGATCTTTTTGTTCGTTGTGTattacttttcttcttttgtgtgCAATTTATGCAATTACAAGTACATATCTATAAACACACCTTTTATAATTATGGTTGTTGAATTTTTGGCAATTTTCTTCCCACCACAGACGCTCCGCCGAGGAAGCCTTCCGATCGCTGGTGAAAACGCACGAAAAGTATGGCTGGGTGACGCCCGCCCTGAACGACGGCTAGAAGGTTAGATTGTTCATTTTTGTACACCTTAAGCTTGTAAAAGCATTGAGAAGCGATGCGTGGCATAGGTGTTGTGAgtatttcgtttcatttttcgTCCCACAAAAGCTACACACCTTCTCTAGCTAGTAAAATATATATCATATACGTTTAACTCGAACTTGAACTCAACGCTTCATTCGGAATTTTACACCACTCTATCAAAATGTCCTATTTGAGAAGATCTCAACTTTGCAGCAGTGCAGGCAAAACTTTCCCGTAAAACTCGCCACCCTTTGTCTGCCGGAACcacaacaaatttaaaaaaaaaaatacagtaaGCAAACGAACCGATCTGTCCCTGAATAACCGAAAACCCCGCGTGATATTTTTGCGATTATAAACTCCTCGTAAGTGGCTCGTAAGTTTGAAGGTATCGTATGTAAAATCGTTAAGTTTCGAGAGCTTTGATAACACAAGCAGATGAAGCAATCCACCCATACAAACCACCACTAGCAAGGTCCCTCCCTAAGCAATGTACAAAAGCACCAGGATGATGCGAAAAACAGAACACGGCAACAAGAAAAGCATAAATAGAGCGAAAATCAGATaggaagaaaaaatgaaatgtattTAGCGGCATCGATTGATGCGTACCGAGATCTAGATATAACTATAAAGCAAACAGAACCGTAGAGCAGGGCAGGCACAAACATTGGGTGTGATTAAATACGCATACGCAAACTGATTCAGGTTGGTGAGTCGAGCCGGAAAGGAAAGGAACCATTGTGAACCaacccaaaccaaaccaaaaccaactAACCGTGTGCTCAAAAAGTATTATACATATGCTGatgatttggtttttttgtgggCAGGACGAGCTCCTCGCTTCGCTTGTGATTGTGGTGCGAGTTATTAGTATTGCGTGTTACGGCTGGCCGAAAAAGGGGGATGGACAGACAAAAGCAAGGATAaaacagagagacagagagagagagaaaggcaaTGTGGCTTTGTTTATGAAATTGTTCATCGCCGTGTATAAGGATAAAagatttttgtaaataaaaaaaaacagcccgcATATTTTAATGGTATAAGAGATGTATTCCAACAAATCGAAGCGAGTTTGGTTGTGTTTGAGTGGTTTTTATTTCGAGCGGAAAGAAATTTGTAGCTACACTTTACTTGGGAGGCGCTTTTCTAATGGTATTTTCccacattacagggttttccaggggttcttaTAGTTGTGGAAcgcttccttgactctttcttatgggaagtgaaTTTCGTATGATGGAAGCTGGATTCCATGGCACCCTTTTCGGACATGTTCCTTgcaaattcctattggatttgtccaacaaggttGCTATAGAGTCCGATTCctattacattaagttcatttcacgcaaGAAAGAGTCAAAAAGTGtaccacagctatgagaactcctgcaAAACCCTATCAATCGTGGCATTTGTTCGTGTATAATTCGATTCGGCAAGCACAGCACCATGCACCCTGCAAAACATCACAAAATGGTGCACACTTTGTGCAGCCCAACTTGCACCAACCACTTGCAATAACGCTTGTCGAACGTAATAAGTTGTGAAGAAAGGATTACTCGTTCGGTCGGAAGAAGGAAGAGCCCCCGTTCACTGCTGTGTTCAGTGCCCTTAACCGTCCCGCGTCGTACTGTTCCGTCGTTGCGAAAATAATCCCCTTTTCACGGCGCACATGGAGAGCACCGAGTAAAGGAACTAAGCGACCAAACGGTACCAAGTGCAATAGATTTTCAACCGGGaaccttcccttttttttggtcccGTTTCTGTGGTACTATCCGGGTTGGGGTGGACTTCTTTTATACAGCTCACCCACTCCGCCCCCCCACAAGACAGCGTCATATGTTACGAGCATAAATTTGTCTCCAACAATCTTGCCACATACATCCTGCCCCGCCGCGTAAGTAGCGGTAGCAATTCAGGATGAATTTTCTTTCTGCTTCCGCCGGTTTTTTTCCCCTCAATTCGCTCCCCTTTAGACGCTGTAACTCACAAGATTTGTCCAATTTACCTATTTAGATACGTAGCGTCAGCAGAAAATCgagtaaaaaaaagggggagtcCACAATCCGACAAGCTTGTCGGTAAATCCTTTTCACAGTGCAAGctccgttttcttttcttggggcttttttatgtttttcaaccAGCTGGCAACGAATCGCCCCACCAACGTTCAATTGCCGCTCAGGTTGCACACGGGAAAACTAGCACTCGATACCGGGGGCGTTCCCGGGGCGAGCTGTTTAACAGGGCCAGGTGCGCGTGGAAATATATGTATTCCCTGGAACGGGAGAGCTTTTAACGCCCACCCTGGCATAATTCTCCCGGCACGGCTGCCGTTGGCACATAATGTGCCGGCAGCACTATCTACCGCTGGGAAGTGCCGTTTTGTGCGCTGTTCACGTGGAATATATGGGCCGCAAGGGATGGATGTGTGCATACACACGTCCCCGTTGTACCAGGAGCATCCTTTAATGAATGGCTAATTTTGTCGAATTACCTGAGTACTTCCGGTGAATGCAATggaaaaaaggtaattttACTTTGCTGTCTTTTttaagcgttttttttgtataacgaGCGTAAATCGGACAAAATGTGCATGGTAACTTTTTCAATGCAAAGTATGCTTCCTTGCAATGCGCTTAACTACGCTTAACTGTTCTTGTTCTGTAATGTTATACATGAATGTTTGAATTGTTCTTTCGTTTCACAGATAATTATATTTAAGCAACGATCCTTTGTTTCATACGTTCAACCATCAAAAAGTATACTGAACATTGAACATGTTTGCATGCTGGAATAAACCTAAAAAGGGCGTTACGTCTTTTGACAAACacattttgttatttaaactatccgatatttttaaaaataacatctTTGCTTGAACGACTTGATATTACTGTATCCCGAAAAAAGAATTCAAATCCTAGGTTCAACTGTTGGTAAGCATCCAATCGCAGAACTTACAAGGTATGCttacccaattgacattttcgaccACGAATAACaagggaattcgagcaaattcccttaaactggagcctttaacttcccttaaactgcaccaatgtaagggaatttagaaaaagtcctgtaaaatcaactgtgatgcggcttttttgttgctttcttctagatcgaaaatgatttaaatgatattttatacttaaataattttgattttttatgtgATAACCTCACACaaaatttgcttttgttttttatcaaatacCAAAGctatgaatgtaaaatgagctcgacagcaccgtccatcgatagaagaaagtctaatttacgaacacaccaaatcttagcgctttcaacacacttgatcacacacaaatccacaatttcaggcgtatcgagtactaatccagcagatatggaaaaacaatttcgagcaaatgtcacttgggtaaCAACCCTTTTACCACTTAATCCTTAAAGAACGTAAACGAACTTGATAATGTTTTGTCATGATAATGTAAATGAAGACAAGGTAATAATCAAGGTACAAATACAAATAGTTTACCCACAATTCAAATACACTGGAGAACATTGTTTTTCCTTAGCCGTGGAAGGACACCGGGTCCCAGGAGACCTTGGACACTGCAACTCTAATCCAACACAAAGATCTTTTTCGAATTATCAACTAGACCAGTGATGTCAAACTCGTTTATGGTCGCGGACCGGATTACAGTtgaaaatattctcgcgggccgcaattGAGCGGCGTTGGGTAGGTTGGGTGGGAAGGTAATGTGGTGAATAAAATTCTACCTTTTTATACCAgaatatttcattaaaaaaattaaaatatttggtccaggttttgttttctccatCACGCACTATCCCATATGGTGCTTTCTATCGGTGAAAATCATTAAGGACTTATTCTTTGGCGTAGCATCGTATCTACATGATTTTgtagtctattatatgcctgaacaaaTCTACATCttgctgaacatgtctatataatcctcaaAAAACTgtaaccgcaggactccacacagcataacacggagcgcaacataacaactgacagctgccaaacgcttcagaaaacgctttaTTCCCGGTaccatgttttgaatatccttagCAGGCCGCTCATTTCTCGTTGAAATGCTAGTAACCTACTGCGATGACCGACAGTTAATGAAACGCTTTACCTCTTTTCCCAAGCGTTttgtgaagcgtttggcagctgtcagttgttatgttgcgctccgtgttatgctgtgtggagtcctgcggtaaaGATATTTTAGGGGAAACAATTGATGATGCACCTATGATTACGtggacagttttgtttttttttttttttttttttttttttttggcatttaTAAGGCTCATTTACACACATGAATTAAgaataaacttttattttgGTCGATAAGAGTTCCCCAAAACTCATGAAAATGAGATCAAATGGTATTAATGATAATTGGACAACATCAGCATGTAGACATtatgcgatgcaaatctttgCAAATTCTAACATTTTGACAAATCCAAACATCAagcattttaaatattttatccaTTATCATTTTAGTTTCTTGCTTTAGTTTACCGTCAAATCCTGTCTGAAGAGGAGTGATAaatcaaaaaatcaaaaaattgCATTGAACAACCGTATATAAGTTTTTAATGATAATTCAATGATGAAACCACCCAAGGTCAAACCCAAGGTGCGATTTTATCGTCCATTTCAGTTGTACTTTGCATTCGAATGCAAAGCATACGATCCAAACACTCCCTAATGTGCTCTTAATCACGCTGCAGCTCGTTCATACAATGGCAAGCTTctaaattattattacttaCTTCCTATTATCACACCTACACTGCACCCATCAAACGTGGAACGCTTCCAATGGACTCAGCCTTATGAAGAACGCCACGCTCCAACCAGTAATATTTTGCGCGTGCAACAGCGCTGcatcaacaccaccaacagtaaAAGCTCCGTGCGCACGGTCGCTTGAATAAATCATCCGCGTGTTTCCCTTTCCGGGGTTGCACTCGTGTGAGGTTGGtcgtttgcaaaataaaacatgagtaaaaaaaaaaaacccccataCCGAAAACATGCAATTAGATGTAATCAGTCTCATGGTAGCGGCACGCAAgaggattatttttttgtcCGTAGGGTTCGTTCCAGTAAACAAATCACAATGCCAAAGGTCGGAAGGTTTCGAAGAGAAAGCTTACCCGTAATGAGTCGCTTCCCTCTCCTTCCGGGGCTCCTTAGACTGGCTAGCCTACTTTTGGGAAAGGAAATTTTTGTAAGCGAGCACAGTAACCTGTTGCTATGATGGCGGGGTCGGTGCGTTGCCCGAGGGAGGAGCAGGAAAAGCTTATGCTGAAAGTTTCCCGAAAGTGTGCAAAGGCGCACCCGGTTTACAAAAGCAACCGGAACCAACGGGCTCCGGTATGCAGCTTGCCCAACAACACACAGGTGAAGCGGCTTAAGCGGTGCTTGATGGTAATGAATTGGTTAATTGTTGGGAAATTTGTTATTTCATGCACAGCGCGCTGCTGTGTTGTGTTATGTTCACTTTGTAGTGCACTTAATTGCATCAAACCATGGCAGCAGCCATGTTTGTgtaagtttgtgtgtgtttgcgtgtgtgtatggatttttttttattgtgttgcTCAGAAAGCGGAGCAGTTTCGGCGTTAgtttaaaatagaaaatgtaCGTAAATAAATGAATGTCTTTTATGACCTTTTGACCTATcattaaaatgcatgcaaaaaTCAGTGTTTAGATTTTTACTTCAAAAATTACTTTTACTACTAGTTTAAAAATTACTAAAAATAAAGTTTAGAGTTGAGAAATATTTTGCCATGTTTATTATGTCTTTATCCTTTAATTAATAGTCATGCTTTGCTTCTGATTATGCATTATGATAATCACCTCTTGCAGGTGAGTGATAAATGAGGGGTCGTAAACTTGAAAACTCATCCGCATCCAAAgctcatttattatttaaagcaTATCTTCTTCTGGGTCATTTTAAGCAAACCCGCTTTTTCTGTGCAgcccaaaaaaataataaaattaaaatcagaaaaagttaaaacaaaaatactttaaaaagtAATAATGACATCCCTTTTCCCAGATCATGACACGGTTTCGGCTTATGGCGCACATCCATCCGTGGTTTGCTACATTACCTTTCccataaataatgaaattggATGACAGCCTTTTTTTCCTACCGTTCTCCTCATTCTCTGCTGACCAATTAACGATGctttccctttctttctttttttgttttgcttgttgtgAGCTTTCATTCTTATGAATTCGGCACAATGGAaagaattttcattttctatttttatttcgcACCCTCAACCACCATCTTGCATTAACTGACTGAAAGATTAATTACTTTTTCTTCGGCTGGGAGCGCTGGAAGAATGGGGAGGGATTTCGGTACCTTGAAGGTACATTTTTTACAACCAACCGGAGATTCCTTTCTCTaaattttgccttttttaaactttttttttatgttcgcTTTACTGCACCACCCCGGTAAGGATATGCTGTGGCACCGTTTTGCACTTACCCGTGCTAAATGGGACGATCCACCGTCGTTTAACTGCCAAGAAGCGGATCGTAGCGCAGCGCAGCGCTAAATGCTTTCTGTCGTTTAGCTGTAAAAAGCTGGCCAGCTTTTTCAAGCAAGAtttttagtcatttttatttttttgttgttgttggttcgcAAAGGGAATAGTCATTAGCGTTGCGGTGCTTTAATTAGCGACATGGTAGGGTAAGCAGGCAAGGTAAGCATTTTCTAGCCCCGTGCTGCACCGGTATGATAATTGACGACGTGTGATGGTTGCGCCGCTATCCTACTAAATACTGCTGGATGAGCTAAACGATGTAAGCACTAATGAAAGCTTGGGTATGGGGAAATTATTATCACCGTTGTCGCTTTCTTGTACATCAAGCATCACCATGAAAGATACTTTGCCACTGTGAGATTTATTTaagaataaaattatttttgaaaattatgtttGTTCTGTGTAAGGTTTCATTGCGTTTCAAGTAAAAACTACAATCATCATGGCAATGAGCCAGCATCATCAAATCTTGATGAGTCTTCAGTCACTAGCACTCAAAGATTATGATGATAAACAGTGGCCTGGGTGAGATTTTATAAATATCTcaaatgtaatattttttttcgtttttctgaAGAAAACAAGACAAATTATCAGAGTTTTGTTCTGTTGCTGTGTTGTAATTAAGCCTGTTAtctgtttttcttctatttgtcaTTAGACCTACGAGTTTGTCAAGGTCTGCCTAAGCTACTTATAGACTTTGCTATCTGTGATTGTCAGGGGTCATCGTAGCATCGCAAATAACGTCTGCTGAAATTAGATGTTATGTTCAAGAAGTTTCAGCAgtatgaatatttaaaaaaaaccctaatgCAGATCGTAAACGTACATCACTACCAGCTAGTTTAACATTATAGTTGTTTCAAATATTCGGAATTCCAAACCACGCTTTTATATGCTCCGCTTCTATTGTTCATTTAAAGTCATTCTCGGACTCATACTCGATACCATGTTGAATTTTGAGTGGCAAACAAATGAGTTGATTGCCGACTGCTAGGTATCCTGTTCTGTATTGTACACGAATTAAATGACCCAGCATTTGTTGAATATTATATTGTTGTATGCTCGAAGACAGGTACGGTCGCCATGTCCTCTAAGTTTGATTTTGAGTACGGTCGTCACGAtgaaagcgccaagatttggTTTGTTCGTAAAATAGACTTTATTGAAGTGAATCACTTGCTTGATTTTTGCACTATCCTGAAGTCGTTAAAAAATCGCTTAAGACTTGGTTGCTAATCGTTGACTACATCTTCGTGTGATCAATACGTGTCGTCCTGCCCATCATGACACTGTAACTAAAATCATTTTCCGGGATCTTTGTCATCCATAGATAGCAgcaaatagataaataaataaaaggcaAACTGGGTTATACTGCCATTTGACTAAAATCCGAGCCTCTGCGGTTTACTCTTCGCggattttaaaaaataaatccg
This sequence is a window from Anopheles merus strain MAF chromosome 3R, AmerM5.1, whole genome shotgun sequence. Protein-coding genes within it:
- the LOC121596757 gene encoding ubiquitin-conjugating enzyme E2Q-like protein 1, which encodes MSSRSKEKVTAAIRKFFKSSESKSKESKDKDGNGTHTAAPTEGADSNHLHLPAHHHHPSAASVAHPAGPGASGMGGSGSGGPTAAVAGSGMANGGGPASNGTGGNSNSSSGNSKATTDSPMRRLRCVVAPTTTTMVHVPVSKPLDTTIRSRRLMKELKEIERLQHSRTDPCFTVELINDNLYEWHARLFRIDPDSPLAEDLVELNIPFILLHLVFPENFPFAPPFMRVVEPRIEKGFVMEGGAICMELLTPRGWASAYTVEAILMQFAASLVKGQGRVSRKPKSAKDFSRRSAEEAFRSLVKTHEKYGWVTPALNDG